The DNA sequence GTCGCCCAATTGGCCGGGCCGGCGACGGCCTGCGCCGGAACGCTGGTCGATGGCGCGGCGGCAAGGACATTGTCGAGCCGGGCGATGCCATCGGCATCCTCGATGCGCAGAGTCGCGCCGGTCCCGGCCCCACCGAAAATGCCGCCCTGCCGCCCGGCGCCGGCGGTGACGATCAGCATGTTGGAGCCGAGGCCGGAGATCGAATCGGCGACCTGTTTCTGCACCCCGCCGCCGATGGCGAGCATGAGGATGACCGCTGCCACCCCGATGATCATGCCGAGCATGGTCAGCGACGATCGCAACCGGTTGGCGATCAGCGCGCTCCACGCCTCGGCGAGCATGGTGGTGATCATGTGACTACCTCCCCCCGGCGGGGGGAGGTGAGAGGTGCGCCTGGCTCATGAGACTGGCTCCGCATGCCCATACAGCGCCGCTTCGGTCGGCGGGCCGTCGTAGAAGATCAGCCCGTCCTGGATGCGGACGACGCGGTTGGTGGCGCGCGCGACTTCCGGGTCATGGGTGACGATCACCACCGTCACCCCCTTGTCCTCGTTGAGAGCGCGGAACAGCGCCAGCACCTCGACGCCGGTCTTCGTGTCGAGCGCGCCGGTCGGTTCATCGGCGAGCAGCAATTCGGGGTTGTTGGCAAGGCTGCGCGCCACGGCGACGCGCTGCTGCTGCCCGCCCGAAAGCTGGCTGGGGCGCGAATTGGGCTTGTCGCCGATGCCGACGCTGGCCAGCAAAGTCAGGGCGCGCGCCTCGCGGTCGGCCTTCGACACGCCCGAATAGACCATCGGCAGCGCGACATTGGCGAGTGCCGACAGCCGTGGCAGCAGGTTGAACTGCTGGAAGACAAAGCCGATGCCGGCGTTGCGCAGCTTCGCCAACGCGGCTTCCGACAAGGTGGCGGTGTCGGTGCCTTCGAAGCGATAGGTGCCTTCGGTCGGCGTATCGAGGCAGCCGATGATGTTCATCAATGTCGACTTGCCCGACCCCGACGGTCCCATGATCGCCATGAACTCGCCCTTGGCGACCGCCAGGCTGATGCCGTGGAGGGCGCGGAAGGTCCCGGCCTCCGAGGCATAGTCCTTGACGACCGTGTCGAGGGCGAGGAGCGCCGTCATCGCGCCGCCGGCGCCTTGCCGTTGCCGCCGCTGTTCGGGCTTTCCCGGCGGCCGCCCGGCGGGCCGGAAAACAGGCCGCCGGCCGGTTTGGCGCCGATGTTGGAGCCGGTGACGACGACATCGCCGACCTTCAGCGGTCCGGACAGGATCTCGCTGTTGTCCGCATCGGACGCCCCGGCGCGCACCCGCCGCGCTTCGGGCTGGCCATTGGCGAGGACGAACAGGGTCACCAGATCGGCTTGCGGGCGGGCCCGGCCGGCGGTGCGGACGGGCTTGTAGCCTTCGGGCTTGAAGCTGAGCGCCGCATTGGGGACGAGCAGGACGTTCTTGCGG is a window from the Polymorphobacter fuscus genome containing:
- a CDS encoding ABC transporter ATP-binding protein — protein: MTALLALDTVVKDYASEAGTFRALHGISLAVAKGEFMAIMGPSGSGKSTLMNIIGCLDTPTEGTYRFEGTDTATLSEAALAKLRNAGIGFVFQQFNLLPRLSALANVALPMVYSGVSKADREARALTLLASVGIGDKPNSRPSQLSGGQQQRVAVARSLANNPELLLADEPTGALDTKTGVEVLALFRALNEDKGVTVVIVTHDPEVARATNRVVRIQDGLIFYDGPPTEAALYGHAEPVS